TTTATCCTACTTATGAAGAAGGGATAATAAAACGGGCAGCGGATATCAGCTATACAATAAAAATGCAGCGCAATCCATTTGTCAGGCTGGTACTGCGCTACTGGCCTGGTTATAAGGACAGGCTGGATACAGTGATAAGCCGGCTGTAAGGCTTTCAGTTAGATATATAAACAGGGGGAAAGTATGGAGCGGGAGACGGGGCTCGAACCCGCGACAGCCTGCTTGGAAGGCAGGAACTCTACCACTGAGTTACTCCCGCTGATTTTGTATGGTTATTCTAACCTGAACACCCTGACATGTCAAAGGTGTTTTATGAGTAAAGACAGCAGCTTTTCTGCTTGAACGAAGATATAAAACGTGTTAGAATTCTTTGCAGATTAAAGACAACAAGTTCATCGGAGGTAACTCATGCCAATCTATGAATATTCATGTTCAAAGTGTAACAAGGTCTTTGAACTTATGAGGCCACGGAGTGAGTCCAGTTTGTCTGCTACTTGCCCTGTTTGCAATGCGGATGCACCCCGTATTATTTCGGATTTTACCCATGGGGTGGCTTTTGCTAAAGATGGAGCTGAATCCCGCAGAGACTCTGCTAATGAAAAGATGTGGATTTCCCAGCAAAAAGTAGCTGAAGATAAAATTAAAAATCCTGATCCGTTGAAAAAATGGCGTGAAGAGCGTGAAAAAACCTGCGGCAAAGGGCCTGAAGCCTGGGTGGAATATGCCAAACAGGAAGAGGCTAAAGAACAGAAGGTCAAAGATTACGGCACTGGTTTTACCGGACGCGAAGTATAAAACAGTTTTATCCTGAGGGCTCGTAGCTCAAGGGCAGAGCGGGCGGCTCATAACCGCTTGGTCGTAGGTTCGAAACCTACCGAGCCCACCATATATATAGAAAGCAAAGAGGGGGAGTGAAAACTCCCCCTCTTGTTATTTAAGAAATTACTCTTAGGTCTTTTAGACCAGAAGAGCGCCGCCGTCAGCTACAATTACCCCGCCGACCATATAATCGGCAGCTGCGCTGGCCAGGAAAAGGACTACTTTGCCGATATCGTCCGGTTCGCCCATCCGTTTGAGCGGCAGCTTTTCTACAAAAGATTTTGATAGCTCCATTAATTGTTCGGTTGACATACTTCCGCTGGGCGTCAGCGCGGAAGCGCCGGGAGTGTTTATACCGCCTGGGGCAACGGCATTAACCAGTATGCCATGGGGTGCCCATTCCTGTGCCATAGCCTTGGTCAGCATTATTACCCCGCCCTTGGATGCGTCATAATGAGATAAGTTGCCGGTGGGGCGGAAGCCGTCTATAGAGGCAATGTTTATTATCTTACCGCCGTGTTTTGCCGCTATCATGGCTTTGGCGGCTGCCTGTGAGAAAAACATAAGCCCTTTAAGATTTATGCCAAGGGTTTTATCCCACATGGCTTCGGTCATATCTATGGCAGGCATAAAGCGATAAATGCCGGCATTATTCACCATAATATTCAGGTCGCCAAATTCTTTGATGGTGGCATCTACGACTTTTTGAGCATCACTTATATTACTTACATCAGCCTGGATTGCCGCCGCCTTGCCTCCGAGAGCCTTAATTTCAGCTGCGGTCTTTTGGGCGACTTCAAGGTTTAAGTCCGGAATCATTATACTGGCACCTGCTTCGGCCAAACGCATGGAAATACCTTTTCCAATACCCATTGCACCACCGGTTACAATAGCCACCTTGCCGCTTAGGTCAAATAACTCGGCTACGGTCATCATGGTCTTTCCTCCTAACAGTATTAATCCATTGGTACTAGCCCTTATTTATTTTGATTTATCAGGCGGGTGTGTGTCAATACCTGATTTAACTTAATTATGTGAGCAATATGGTATATAATAGATAAATATGTATTTACTTTACATAACTGGAGGCTATTATTAATAAGGCATCTATAAATAGCGTAATAATTCAGCCGGAAAAAGCTGTTCTGGTGGCGGTGGATACTGATAATAACGCAAACTGGGATATAGAGGATTCTTTAGATGAGTTAGCTCAGTTGGTGCTTACTGCCGGTGCAACAGTGGTAGGGCGTTTGACCCAGAAACTTCAGGCACCTGCCCGAAACTCATACCTGGGAAAAGGCAAACTGGATGAACTGGTTGAATTGAAAAAAGAACTTGGCTATAACCTGGTCATTTTTGATGATGAACTTTCGCCTATTCAGCAGAGATTACTGGAAGAAGCGCTAGGGGTTAAAGTCATTGACCGGGTAGCGCTCATCTTGGATATATTTGCTAAACATGCCCATACCCGTGAGGGTCAGCTTCAGGTAGAGCTGGCTCAAATGCAGTATATATTGCCCCGGCTGGCCGGCCAATGGAGTCATCTTGAAAGACTTGGCGGCGGGATAGGCACCAGAGGCCCGGGTGAATCACAGCTTGAAACCGATAAACGTATTATCCGTACCAAGATACGCAACCTTCAAGAACAGTTGGACGACGTAACAACTCACCGGGACTTATACCGGGAGAGAAGGCGTATGCGGGGCGTGCCGGTGGTTTCCCTGGTTGGTTATACAAATAGCGGTAAGAGCAGCCTGCTTAATGCGGTGGTCAAAGCTGATGTATTGGCTGAAAACAAACTTTTTGCCACGCTTGACCCGACTACCAGGAGAATGTATATAAACGGACTTGGTAATGTACTGCTGACAGATACAGTAGGGTTTATCCGGAAGTTACC
This sequence is a window from Dehalococcoides mccartyi 195. Protein-coding genes within it:
- a CDS encoding zinc ribbon domain-containing protein, whose protein sequence is MPIYEYSCSKCNKVFELMRPRSESSLSATCPVCNADAPRIISDFTHGVAFAKDGAESRRDSANEKMWISQQKVAEDKIKNPDPLKKWREEREKTCGKGPEAWVEYAKQEEAKEQKVKDYGTGFTGREV
- a CDS encoding SDR family NAD(P)-dependent oxidoreductase → MMTVAELFDLSGKVAIVTGGAMGIGKGISMRLAEAGASIMIPDLNLEVAQKTAAEIKALGGKAAAIQADVSNISDAQKVVDATIKEFGDLNIMVNNAGIYRFMPAIDMTEAMWDKTLGINLKGLMFFSQAAAKAMIAAKHGGKIINIASIDGFRPTGNLSHYDASKGGVIMLTKAMAQEWAPHGILVNAVAPGGINTPGASALTPSGSMSTEQLMELSKSFVEKLPLKRMGEPDDIGKVVLFLASAAADYMVGGVIVADGGALLV
- the hflX gene encoding GTPase HflX — encoded protein: MEAIINKASINSVIIQPEKAVLVAVDTDNNANWDIEDSLDELAQLVLTAGATVVGRLTQKLQAPARNSYLGKGKLDELVELKKELGYNLVIFDDELSPIQQRLLEEALGVKVIDRVALILDIFAKHAHTREGQLQVELAQMQYILPRLAGQWSHLERLGGGIGTRGPGESQLETDKRIIRTKIRNLQEQLDDVTTHRDLYRERRRMRGVPVVSLVGYTNSGKSSLLNAVVKADVLAENKLFATLDPTTRRMYINGLGNVLLTDTVGFIRKLPPAIVKAFRATLEEINQADLLVHVVDITAKNAFEQCQTVEKILGDMGVAEKPRLTAMNKIDLKLDNSRKWTEDEALSLLKAECPVAEDTVLISAAKHWGLAEFNLRLKEKLIGMGFNPGYAVYDEDVGGKK